The following proteins are co-located in the Microcystis wesenbergii NRERC-220 genome:
- a CDS encoding IS4 family transposase — MNQYNALKQALKPHLRWHGARLSFLALFLLALLKVKTVNLKELALGFEGRVLVESHYKRLQRFFGDFEIDYPEIARIVVQWLNIPQPWVLSIDRTNWSFGSHHYNILTVGIVHEGVAIPILWWMLKKKKGNSNSDERMRFIEEMLKIFPSAEIRCLCGDREFIGLAWLRYLLLEPMLAFCLRIRATDKIEYNGKRLAAKVIFAHLAIGESQRLQGSCLIWGYPVSVEALRLPDNSLLIVIGQPDCLGLIQDYAQRWGIETLFGIFKTRGFCLESTHFTDPKRLRKLLALLTLALVWSLKTGLEIHHLNPIPIKKHGRRAKSLFRLGLDHLRHLILNPSLPNFSLFLQSLHFLSCT, encoded by the coding sequence ATGAACCAGTATAATGCGTTGAAACAAGCTCTCAAACCTCATTTGCGATGGCACGGAGCAAGACTCTCTTTCCTCGCTCTATTCTTACTGGCTCTGTTGAAAGTAAAAACCGTCAACCTCAAGGAATTAGCCCTAGGTTTTGAAGGTCGGGTATTGGTAGAGTCCCATTACAAACGATTACAACGCTTTTTTGGGGACTTCGAGATAGATTACCCTGAAATAGCTCGCATTGTAGTCCAGTGGCTCAATATCCCTCAACCCTGGGTATTGAGTATTGACCGCACCAATTGGTCATTTGGTAGTCATCACTACAACATCCTCACAGTCGGCATTGTCCATGAAGGGGTAGCTATTCCCATTCTCTGGTGGATGCTCAAGAAGAAAAAAGGCAACTCAAACAGCGATGAACGGATGCGTTTTATTGAGGAGATGCTGAAGATTTTTCCTTCTGCGGAGATTCGTTGCTTGTGTGGAGACCGTGAGTTTATTGGGCTGGCGTGGCTGAGGTATCTTTTGCTTGAACCGATGCTGGCTTTCTGTTTAAGAATTCGGGCGACAGACAAGATTGAGTACAATGGCAAGCGGTTGGCCGCCAAGGTTATTTTTGCCCATCTTGCCATTGGTGAATCTCAACGTCTGCAGGGGAGTTGTCTAATTTGGGGTTATCCCGTTTCTGTAGAGGCTCTTCGCTTACCCGATAATTCTTTGCTCATCGTCATTGGACAGCCCGATTGTCTGGGTCTGATTCAGGATTATGCCCAACGTTGGGGTATTGAAACTCTTTTTGGCATCTTTAAGACCCGTGGGTTTTGTCTAGAATCTACTCACTTTACTGACCCAAAACGTCTGCGTAAGCTTTTAGCCTTACTGACTTTAGCTTTGGTCTGGTCTCTCAAGACAGGATTGGAGATACATCATCTTAATCCAATTCCTATCAAGAAACATGGTCGCCGAGCAAAAAGCCTCTTTCGGCTAGGTTTAGACCACCTTCGTCATCTTATTCTCAATCCTTCATTACCTAACTTTTCTCTTTTTCTCCAGTCCTTACATTTTTTGTCCTGTACTTAG
- the purB gene encoding adenylosuccinate lyase → MIERYTLPAMGNLWTDRYKYQTWLEVEIAVCEAQAELGYIPADAVEEIKAKANFDPDRILEIEAEVRHDVIAFLTNVNEYVGEPGRYIHLGLTSSDVLDTALSLQLVASLNLILEQLEDFIQALRYRAQEHRYTVMVGRSHGIHAEPITFGFKLAGWLAEVLRGRDRLIRLRQDIAIGKISGAVGTYSNIDPKIEALTCQKLGLEPDTASTQVISRDRHADYVQQLALLAASIERFAVEIRNLQRTDVLEVEEYFSKGQKGSSAMPHKRNPIRSERLTGMARIIRSHSVSALENIALWHERDISHSSVERVMLPDVCILTHFMLKEITDLVKNLLVYPENMKRNMNVYGGVIFSQRVLLTLVSKGISRESAYKIVQENAHRAWNTDNGNFKAFISQDERVTGILSPDEIESCFDPQQHLNHLNSIYQRLDI, encoded by the coding sequence GTGATCGAGCGTTATACTCTCCCTGCGATGGGGAATTTGTGGACGGATAGATATAAATATCAAACATGGCTAGAGGTAGAGATAGCCGTCTGTGAAGCGCAGGCAGAATTAGGCTATATTCCTGCGGATGCAGTAGAAGAAATTAAGGCAAAAGCTAATTTTGATCCCGATCGCATTTTAGAAATAGAAGCAGAAGTGCGCCACGATGTCATCGCCTTTTTAACAAATGTTAACGAATATGTGGGCGAGCCGGGACGTTATATTCATTTGGGTTTAACCAGTTCTGATGTATTAGATACCGCCCTGTCCTTACAATTAGTCGCCAGTTTAAACCTGATTTTAGAACAATTAGAAGATTTTATCCAAGCCCTGCGCTATCGCGCCCAAGAACACCGTTATACAGTCATGGTGGGACGTTCCCACGGCATTCACGCCGAACCGATCACCTTTGGCTTTAAACTAGCGGGATGGTTAGCGGAAGTGCTACGGGGACGCGATCGTTTAATTCGCTTGCGCCAAGACATCGCCATCGGTAAAATATCCGGTGCAGTGGGAACATATTCCAATATTGACCCGAAAATTGAGGCGTTAACCTGTCAGAAGTTAGGATTAGAACCGGATACCGCTTCCACTCAAGTTATCTCCCGCGATCGACACGCCGATTATGTGCAACAATTAGCCTTATTAGCGGCTTCGATCGAACGTTTTGCCGTGGAGATTCGCAACCTGCAAAGAACCGATGTCCTAGAAGTGGAAGAATACTTTTCCAAAGGACAAAAAGGCTCCTCCGCTATGCCCCATAAACGTAATCCCATCCGTTCAGAACGCTTAACGGGAATGGCGAGAATTATCCGTAGTCATAGCGTTTCCGCTTTAGAAAATATCGCCCTCTGGCACGAAAGAGATATTTCCCATAGTTCCGTAGAACGGGTAATGCTGCCGGATGTTTGCATTTTGACCCACTTTATGCTCAAGGAAATCACCGATTTAGTCAAAAATCTGCTGGTGTATCCCGAAAACATGAAGCGAAATATGAATGTTTACGGTGGCGTGATTTTCAGTCAAAGAGTTCTTTTAACTTTGGTGAGTAAGGGAATTAGCCGGGAATCTGCCTATAAAATCGTCCAAGAAAACGCCCATCGCGCTTGGAACACCGATAACGGCAATTTTAAAGCTTTTATCAGCCAAGATGAGCGAGTTACCGGCATTTTATCCCCCGACGAGATCGAAAGTTGCTTTGATCCCCAGCAGCACCTAAATCATCTTAATAGCATCTACCAAAGGTTAGATATTTAA
- a CDS encoding aromatic ring-hydroxylating dioxygenase subunit alpha has translation MLSDHSFSNFNNPEQFIQGWYWALPSRKLKLGQVKALTLLGRSLAIYRGESGRVMAVDAYCPHMGAHLAEGKVEGDGIRCFFHNWKYNERGMCVDIPSQEKPLPVTIKTWQTAEKYGMIWVWVGEDKPSPLPYLPELENVNCDYTLGTHFFKNCHPNVLLINAIDAHHFNTVHHLPVKIIFSSQELNPNAIIFNNTTRGGEDSWLIRLIRPLYRNEVTYSMCYWYGSSGTVTLGPDFLHFYIIFALRMLAGGKTEGQTILVTSQRTGLSGWIMNRVLLWLTQQVGNYFAGGDTQVFQTIRFDLRTPTKADSSILQFIEQVNRQQALTWGTWKAVSHPMPQTPAPSYSEPPLMETEKNEIPR, from the coding sequence ATGCTGTCTGATCACTCCTTCTCAAATTTTAACAATCCTGAGCAATTTATCCAAGGATGGTACTGGGCATTACCATCCAGAAAGTTAAAATTGGGCCAGGTAAAAGCTCTAACTTTGTTGGGTAGAAGTTTGGCAATTTATCGGGGAGAAAGCGGTCGGGTGATGGCGGTAGATGCCTATTGTCCCCATATGGGGGCCCATTTAGCAGAGGGGAAAGTAGAAGGTGATGGAATTCGCTGCTTTTTTCATAATTGGAAATATAATGAGCGGGGAATGTGTGTAGATATTCCTTCCCAAGAAAAACCTCTACCGGTGACTATTAAAACTTGGCAGACAGCAGAAAAATACGGAATGATTTGGGTTTGGGTGGGAGAAGATAAGCCAAGCCCTTTACCATACCTACCAGAGTTAGAAAATGTCAACTGTGATTATACATTGGGAACTCACTTTTTCAAAAATTGCCACCCTAATGTATTACTTATTAACGCAATTGATGCTCATCATTTCAATACAGTACATCACCTACCCGTAAAAATTATCTTCTCTTCTCAAGAACTGAACCCTAACGCTATTATCTTCAACAACACTACCCGAGGAGGGGAGGATTCTTGGTTAATTCGCCTGATTCGTCCTCTCTACCGCAACGAAGTTACTTATAGTATGTGTTACTGGTATGGGAGCAGCGGAACTGTGACCCTAGGGCCAGATTTTCTGCACTTTTACATTATCTTTGCCCTGCGAATGCTTGCAGGAGGAAAAACCGAAGGACAAACAATTCTGGTAACTTCCCAACGGACTGGATTATCGGGATGGATTATGAATCGCGTTTTGCTATGGTTGACCCAGCAGGTTGGTAATTACTTCGCCGGGGGAGATACCCAAGTATTTCAAACAATTCGGTTTGATTTGCGAACTCCCACCAAAGCAGATAGTTCTATCCTGCAATTCATTGAGCAGGTCAATCGCCAGCAAGCCTTAACCTGGGGAACTTGGAAGGCTGTCAGTCATCCCATGCCTCAAACGCCGGCCCCGTCTTACTCTGAACCCCCATTGATGGAAACGGAAAAAAATGAAATTCCCAGGTAA
- a CDS encoding TIGR02652 family protein, whose translation MINASLQYPVFGPDIHCPHCRQLIPALTLTDTYLCPRHGAFEADPKTGELVHLQSGRHWRLWNGEWYRQHTHPDGIRFEIHEALDRLYTQGFKATKVIIANRYRDLVSSYLERNTTWRGNGPGEATIPRLYGLPVEFSPDAPDQPCWDVINFDLEKEPGVPKRYPYFRLFD comes from the coding sequence ATGATCAATGCAAGTTTACAATACCCTGTTTTTGGCCCCGATATCCATTGTCCTCACTGTCGGCAGCTAATCCCCGCCCTCACTTTGACGGATACCTATTTGTGTCCGCGCCATGGAGCTTTTGAAGCCGATCCCAAAACGGGAGAGTTGGTTCACTTGCAGTCAGGACGGCATTGGCGACTCTGGAATGGTGAGTGGTATCGTCAACACACCCACCCGGATGGCATTCGTTTTGAGATTCACGAAGCACTCGATCGCCTCTATACTCAAGGATTTAAAGCGACTAAAGTAATTATTGCCAACCGTTATCGCGATCTAGTTAGTTCCTACCTAGAACGTAACACCACTTGGCGCGGTAATGGACCGGGTGAAGCCACTATTCCCCGTCTCTACGGTTTACCGGTAGAATTTAGCCCCGATGCCCCCGATCAACCCTGTTGGGATGTAATTAATTTTGATCTGGAAAAAGAACCGGGGGTTCCCAAACGTTACCCCTATTTTCGTCTTTTTGATTAA
- a CDS encoding VOC family protein, translated as MHHASIRTANIHRAIAFYQLLGFTPEERFTTGYTLACWLTGLNGRIELIQIPQPKPAPDAFSDQHYVGYYHLSFDLTENVSNLPEWLEKLTNNFQQAHQEDADLYQPLNILLQPQQQMIGDHVYEVIFIADTDGLPLEFIRRLT; from the coding sequence ATGCACCATGCTTCTATTCGGACGGCTAATATCCATCGGGCGATCGCTTTTTATCAACTTCTCGGTTTTACCCCAGAGGAAAGATTCACTACGGGTTATACTTTGGCCTGTTGGCTAACGGGGTTAAACGGACGCATCGAATTAATCCAAATTCCCCAACCGAAACCCGCACCCGATGCCTTTAGTGATCAGCATTATGTCGGTTATTATCACCTGTCTTTTGACCTAACAGAAAATGTCAGCAATTTACCAGAATGGTTAGAAAAATTAACCAATAACTTTCAGCAAGCCCATCAAGAGGATGCTGATTTATATCAACCTTTAAATATTCTTTTACAACCCCAACAACAGATGATCGGCGATCATGTCTATGAAGTCATTTTTATTGCCGATACAGACGGTTTACCCTTGGAATTTATCCGTCGTTTAACCTAA
- a CDS encoding FAD-binding oxidoreductase: MKSNCQNLIQELAHLEIITDPGQVAKLSLDYYHFSPILEAQLQDKRADLVIRPQNSQEVIDIAKTCVKYQIPLTVRGAGTGNYGQCVPLQGGVILDTTKLTKIISIEPGTARVEAGVKMAFFDKQARAIGWELRMAPSTYRTATIGGFIGGGSVGMGSINYGQLKDRGNLQAVQLVTLEAEPKIIELRGDEVEKVNHAYGTNGIITELEIALAPCYPWAEFIVTFADFITAAKFGQALSDSDGIVKKMVSVHSWPIPAYFTALKDYLPTGKAAVLLIVSDSDRVALESLIKEYNGELTYYKTPEETQKGNSILEFTWNHTTLHARSFNPKITYLQAFYFNLATVEKLYNYFGEEIMMHLEFLKFQGKVIPAGLPLLEFTTETRLNEIIAIYEQQGAAIANPHTYIMEDGGSRQINPLQLEFKQLVDPYGLNNPGKMRAWVEARG, encoded by the coding sequence ATGAAATCTAACTGTCAAAATCTCATTCAAGAACTTGCCCATCTGGAAATTATCACCGATCCCGGGCAAGTGGCGAAACTTTCCTTGGATTATTATCATTTTAGTCCCATTTTAGAAGCACAACTGCAAGATAAACGGGCTGATTTAGTCATTCGTCCCCAGAATAGCCAAGAGGTTATTGACATCGCTAAAACCTGCGTTAAATACCAAATTCCTTTAACAGTTAGAGGTGCGGGTACAGGTAATTATGGTCAATGTGTTCCCTTGCAGGGAGGAGTAATTTTAGACACAACCAAACTAACAAAAATTATCTCGATCGAACCGGGTACAGCACGGGTAGAAGCGGGGGTAAAAATGGCATTTTTTGATAAACAAGCTCGCGCAATCGGTTGGGAATTAAGAATGGCTCCCTCTACCTATCGGACGGCGACAATTGGCGGTTTTATCGGGGGTGGCAGTGTGGGCATGGGTTCGATTAATTATGGACAATTGAAGGATAGAGGCAATCTGCAAGCAGTGCAATTAGTCACCCTAGAAGCGGAACCAAAAATTATCGAACTACGGGGGGATGAGGTAGAAAAAGTCAATCATGCCTACGGAACAAATGGCATTATTACCGAGTTAGAAATAGCCCTCGCTCCCTGTTATCCTTGGGCAGAATTTATCGTTACTTTTGCCGATTTTATCACCGCCGCTAAATTCGGTCAAGCTCTCAGTGATAGTGATGGCATTGTCAAGAAAATGGTTAGCGTTCACTCCTGGCCAATTCCTGCTTATTTTACCGCTCTTAAGGATTATTTACCCACAGGAAAAGCGGCAGTTTTGTTAATAGTATCGGACAGCGATCGAGTCGCATTAGAATCTTTAATTAAAGAATATAATGGTGAACTTACCTACTATAAAACGCCAGAAGAAACTCAAAAAGGCAACAGTATCTTAGAATTTACTTGGAATCATACCACTCTCCATGCGCGTAGTTTTAACCCCAAGATAACTTATCTACAAGCTTTTTATTTTAATCTAGCCACGGTAGAGAAACTCTATAATTATTTTGGGGAGGAAATAATGATGCACCTAGAATTTTTGAAATTTCAAGGTAAAGTTATTCCCGCCGGTCTTCCCTTGCTAGAATTTACCACAGAAACTCGATTAAATGAGATTATTGCTATCTATGAACAACAGGGGGCAGCTATTGCCAATCCTCACACTTATATCATGGAAGATGGCGGCAGCAGACAGATTAATCCCCTGCAACTAGAATTTAAACAACTCGTCGATCCCTACGGATTGAACAATCCGGGTAAAATGCGAGCATGGGTTGAAGCAAGGGGGTAG
- a CDS encoding gamma carbonic anhydrase family protein, producing the protein MSLDNLRSTSNFWPLVDVSQAAFIAPNATVMGDISLAVGVSVWYGAVLRADVERIEIGAYTNIQDGAILHGDPGKITILEDYVTIGHRAVIHAAHIERGCLIGIGAVILDGVRVGAGSIVGAGSIVTKDIPPRSLVVGIPAKRVREVSPQEAQELIEHAERYAKLALVHAGKATDTGFPKRAD; encoded by the coding sequence ATGTCTTTAGATAACTTAAGATCAACTTCTAATTTCTGGCCCCTTGTCGATGTCAGTCAAGCGGCTTTTATCGCCCCTAATGCCACGGTAATGGGCGATATTTCCCTAGCTGTGGGGGTAAGTGTTTGGTATGGGGCGGTATTGCGTGCCGACGTGGAACGCATCGAAATTGGGGCCTATACTAATATCCAAGATGGGGCGATCCTACACGGAGATCCAGGCAAAATTACTATCCTTGAAGATTACGTTACCATCGGGCATCGGGCGGTAATTCACGCAGCCCATATTGAACGCGGTTGTTTAATCGGCATTGGGGCAGTGATTCTCGATGGTGTGCGCGTCGGGGCGGGTAGTATTGTCGGGGCGGGTAGTATTGTGACAAAAGATATACCACCGCGATCTTTAGTGGTGGGCATTCCCGCTAAACGCGTCCGGGAAGTGTCGCCACAGGAGGCTCAAGAGTTGATCGAACACGCCGAGCGCTATGCTAAACTTGCCCTCGTTCATGCGGGAAAAGCTACTGATACCGGATTCCCAAAACGGGCGGATTAG
- a CDS encoding ferritin-like domain-containing protein, with protein sequence MKFPGKIAGFDLPHHNSPDHLHRILTAALPRQNNYVLSQNLNYWDAEFFNLHRVKVFEQSPVDEQSAILELVGGGLLEESYFIEKAGVGYMAKMVLLAETVEERMLYGLFAADEAIHLNQITNFLPQREMTNTNDPFLCLLSEVAESSDKTVLLFVLQVVLEGWGLSHYRRLAKECRHPELAEIFSGFLEAESRHHSTGNALFKQISVASSSQATIIDILAQFLFMVQMGPQNVLAGIEQVKGHLTRSQKVKILEELDTETHSGIRLKLMRSLMNIKSAYAIFQALEERGAFQPIPAHKCVLQSAGN encoded by the coding sequence ATGAAATTCCCAGGTAAAATCGCCGGTTTTGACCTACCGCACCATAATTCCCCTGACCATTTACACCGGATACTAACAGCGGCATTGCCTCGGCAGAACAATTATGTTCTTTCTCAGAACTTAAATTATTGGGATGCTGAATTTTTCAATTTACATCGAGTCAAAGTTTTTGAACAATCTCCCGTGGATGAGCAATCTGCTATTTTGGAGCTAGTCGGCGGCGGCCTACTAGAAGAATCGTATTTTATTGAGAAGGCAGGCGTTGGCTACATGGCCAAAATGGTGTTGTTAGCAGAAACCGTTGAGGAACGAATGCTCTATGGGCTGTTTGCTGCTGATGAAGCCATCCACCTTAACCAGATAACCAATTTTTTACCGCAGCGGGAAATGACTAATACAAACGATCCGTTTCTCTGCCTACTGTCAGAAGTGGCTGAAAGCTCGGATAAAACGGTATTGCTCTTTGTGCTACAAGTGGTGTTAGAAGGTTGGGGTTTGAGCCACTATCGACGTTTGGCGAAGGAATGTCGCCATCCTGAATTAGCAGAGATTTTTTCGGGCTTTTTAGAGGCTGAATCTCGCCATCATAGCACGGGAAATGCTTTGTTTAAACAGATTTCAGTGGCTAGCTCCAGTCAGGCAACAATTATTGATATATTAGCACAATTTTTATTTATGGTTCAAATGGGACCCCAAAACGTACTGGCAGGAATTGAGCAAGTAAAAGGTCATTTAACCCGATCTCAAAAAGTCAAAATTCTCGAGGAGCTAGATACGGAAACCCATAGTGGTATTAGGTTGAAACTGATGCGATCGCTAATGAATATAAAATCAGCATATGCCATCTTTCAAGCTTTAGAAGAAAGGGGTGCTTTTCAACCTATTCCTGCCCATAAATGTGTTCTTCAATCTGCTGGTAATTAA
- a CDS encoding AAA family ATPase, translating to MMKIKLLNLGSIKEAEVDLRPLTVIIGPNNSNKTYIAYSIYGLWINHRDGLFFSSEILEKIEFTNQADHWSLKIDRRFYDVISEIVQKSASEFSGIKLQSFFQDSSGKIFEKTKFSIEISEDDIKTAIEKVLAHIIEYRQSLASFGIKKIERSDNNNEILFYPEKEAEIYDYKNMVLLDFVAGVVTFSFSDILPLPAERNVFINTYKVLANRRYKLLKENQRELLIQGRINRDRQLELLKEQGDIRYPQPVEDFLDFLTDIELENKPDPIAKNKNDFQKLADQIEKYIQNNNKTIFKKTKFGGREIKVSVKRSLEIDLYNASSSIKQLAPLLLYLRYRAKSGDFLVIDEPEMNLHPESQVKLLESLAILVNLGVRILLTTHSPYLMAHLNNIVNGNHQNPELLAEQAKLLYLQDSRAFLKMEQVSAYEIKNNQLLSLHDPEYGIRWDTLSDVSVDIQQKFFAIYEAGQQNQETEEECSSEEE from the coding sequence ATGATGAAAATCAAACTCTTGAATTTAGGTAGTATTAAAGAGGCAGAAGTGGATCTTCGGCCTCTAACCGTTATTATTGGCCCGAATAATTCTAATAAAACTTATATCGCCTACTCGATTTATGGGTTATGGATTAATCATCGTGACGGCCTTTTTTTTTCTAGTGAAATTTTAGAAAAAATAGAATTTACAAATCAAGCCGATCATTGGTCTTTAAAAATAGACCGACGTTTTTATGATGTTATATCCGAAATTGTTCAAAAGTCCGCATCTGAATTTAGCGGGATAAAACTACAATCTTTTTTCCAAGATTCTAGCGGCAAGATTTTTGAAAAAACGAAATTCAGTATCGAAATTTCCGAAGATGATATTAAAACAGCTATAGAAAAAGTTTTAGCGCATATAATTGAGTATCGCCAGTCATTAGCTTCATTTGGAATCAAGAAAATCGAGCGAAGCGACAACAATAATGAGATTTTATTTTATCCAGAAAAAGAAGCTGAAATTTATGATTATAAAAACATGGTTCTTCTTGATTTTGTTGCTGGTGTTGTAACATTTTCATTTTCTGACATACTTCCTTTACCCGCCGAAAGAAACGTTTTTATAAATACCTATAAAGTGCTGGCTAATAGAAGATATAAGCTACTTAAAGAGAATCAGAGAGAGCTATTGATACAAGGACGTATTAATCGAGATAGACAGTTAGAGTTACTAAAAGAACAGGGGGATATTCGATATCCTCAACCAGTAGAGGATTTTTTGGATTTTTTAACTGACATAGAACTAGAAAATAAGCCCGATCCCATTGCCAAAAACAAAAATGATTTTCAAAAATTAGCCGATCAAATTGAAAAGTATATTCAAAATAACAATAAAACAATCTTTAAAAAGACTAAATTCGGAGGCAGAGAAATTAAAGTTTCGGTAAAAAGAAGTTTAGAGATCGATCTTTATAATGCTTCCTCGTCTATTAAACAATTAGCCCCGCTTTTACTCTATTTACGCTATCGAGCAAAATCGGGGGATTTTCTGGTGATCGATGAGCCTGAAATGAACTTACATCCAGAATCTCAGGTAAAATTGTTAGAATCTTTAGCGATTTTAGTAAATTTAGGAGTTAGAATTTTATTGACGACTCATAGCCCCTATTTGATGGCTCATCTTAACAATATCGTTAATGGTAATCACCAAAATCCAGAACTTTTAGCCGAACAAGCTAAATTGCTTTATCTGCAAGATAGCCGAGCTTTTCTTAAAATGGAACAGGTTAGCGCCTATGAAATAAAAAATAATCAATTACTTTCTTTACACGACCCTGAATACGGTATTCGTTGGGATACTCTCAGCGATGTATCAGTTGATATTCAACAAAAGTTTTTTGCAATTTATGAAGCAGGACAACAAAACCAAGAAACCGAAGAAGAATGTTCCTCAGAAGAAGAATAA
- a CDS encoding photosystem II protein Y → MDWRVLIVLTPLLIAGGWAVFNIGAAAIRQAQQFLSKQS, encoded by the coding sequence ATGGACTGGAGAGTGTTAATCGTTTTAACCCCTTTGCTTATTGCTGGTGGCTGGGCTGTCTTCAACATCGGCGCTGCCGCCATTAGACAAGCTCAACAGTTTCTCAGCAAACAAAGTTAA
- a CDS encoding DUF3120 domain-containing protein has product MLNSTLVPANPDRLKPLVPNWEKCQSVFWTAAFLVSVPVFLQAPLVRYYPEISLGLTVFWVGLGIWLLKQAKISLWGDLLLGFSWSWLAGSLYWGWWRWEPLIHIPMEAIGLPFVLWGLYKGRGKVGNLFYLGSLLGTAITDLYFYLTGLIPYWRQLMTVELDPNLVSPIFDNALAQIQTPWGISWAIVLLNLLLAIGIYPLQKRVCHWWAFSGAVLSTILVDGLFWITASLA; this is encoded by the coding sequence TTGCTCAACTCTACCCTAGTCCCCGCCAATCCCGATCGCCTGAAACCCCTAGTCCCTAACTGGGAAAAATGTCAATCCGTCTTTTGGACAGCAGCATTTCTGGTATCAGTCCCCGTGTTCCTGCAAGCGCCCCTAGTGCGCTACTATCCCGAAATTAGCCTAGGTTTAACCGTTTTCTGGGTGGGGTTAGGGATTTGGCTGCTCAAACAAGCAAAAATCAGTCTTTGGGGAGATTTACTTTTGGGCTTTAGTTGGAGTTGGTTAGCAGGTTCTCTGTACTGGGGTTGGTGGCGTTGGGAACCGTTGATCCATATTCCCATGGAAGCGATCGGGCTGCCCTTTGTTCTCTGGGGATTATACAAAGGTCGCGGCAAAGTGGGCAATCTTTTCTATCTGGGTTCTTTGTTAGGGACCGCCATCACCGATTTATATTTCTATCTAACGGGACTAATTCCCTACTGGCGACAATTAATGACCGTGGAACTAGATCCCAACCTAGTATCGCCGATATTTGATAACGCCTTGGCCCAAATTCAGACCCCCTGGGGCATCAGTTGGGCGATCGTGCTGCTCAACCTGCTCCTAGCGATCGGTATCTATCCTTTGCAAAAACGGGTATGCCATTGGTGGGCATTTAGCGGAGCCGTATTGAGTACAATTTTAGTCGATGGTTTATTTTGGATTACCGCTTCTCTGGCTTAA